The DNA region CATGGAGACAATGTGGCAGGCTTACAGAGGGGCTGGCATGCCAGTACCGGTGGGTGCGTGGGCACAATCTACACAAAGTGTAGCTACCTTGTGGGCCTTGTCACGGGTGCCACCCTCTTGGAGGTCTGTGCAGGTGCTACATGGTCAAGTCCATCCACATCTACCAGATTTTACTGCCTCAATGTGGCTGCTGGCATGTCCTTTGGGGAGCGTGTGCTGAGTGCCACCACACAGTAGGCCATGGGTGGTGCTTGTGGACTTCTCTGCTATGTCTCCTGGGGCCCCTCGTGGTGTGTCTTAAGGGGTTGACATGGTTATGATATAAAAACTGAGTGGGGAGATAATCTCGATATGATAGAGAACATTTGGTTACattgtaaccttggttctctgagtgaagaGATTATCTCCCCAGGCTCAAGGCCGCTCAGTACCCGCTCCAATCAATGGTAATCAGTGGGTGCATGCGCAAGGTGGGGGTTTTAATACCTGGCGCATGCTGGTCATGTAAAGATTATTAATTTTCCATGTCGATTACCCCAGATGGGGATAATTCCCATAGTTAAAATATAACTACTGGGTGGGAGATAATCTCCTCACTTagagaaccaaggttacaatGTAACAGGGAACAAACTATAGGCAAGACCTAGGATCATGACATTGCATCACAGCACAACAGCTTTAACTTTACAATATCCAAAACCCATATGCTGTTCTCACAGTATCTACTCTGCTGCCCATAGTTGTCACTTCATTTCAGATTCAGGTTCAGGTTACTTTATATTTTGTTCTGTTACAGCAATCAAAGGAGAAAATTCTACCTACTGTAAGGAAGGAATAAAATCCATTCTGTAGTggatattaaatatttaatctTTGTTATGAAAATCACTCCTGACTTTTCAATAAGCTGATCTCAAACCTGCTTGATGTTGCACTGATCCCTGTGAAGTTCTTCATTTATGGAGTGTCATGTAAATGATTTTAACAGCATGAAACTTTGTTGGTCAAAGGAAATACATTTTGTACTCGTCTCTTGATTACAACTAAAGATTATTGCTGTTGTAGTGTTGACTGGTGGGTGTTATCATGTCAAAGACTCTGACTTTATATCAAGACACTGGTGACAGCCAAACACTCATTGTCATGGAAACTTTAAGTACGATAATGCAAAGAATAGCCACACTAAATTGGTATTGTGACAGTACATTTACATAACTCACACACTTACAAATGCAGACCACATCATCTGGAACTGCTTATGTCTTATGTACTTATACAAGAGTAGAAATTCTATAATGAACAGAAAGGAAAGCTTCTGTGTTCAAGCTGTTTAGAACATAAGCATCAGAAATTGGCAACAAGCATCAGCTTCTAGTGTTAATTTACTGATGCATTCATTTTACATATTAGGttattaaaaacactgcaaactTTTTGAGTCTGtgttttgcatttgaaacacaTGCTGGTTTAACTTTGCACACTGTAACATGCTTCCACTCACAggaatgataataataataataataataataataataataataataataatgataatataatgatataatgataataataaggAATGACAGAAAAAGACTTCACAGCTTCTCAGTCTGAGCTTTATTTCACTTCtactaaaacaaaatgtgtattAACAGAAATATGAATATGAGCTGGAATAAAGAGGTAGCTGCTACGTCATTGATGGTTTGTGGGTTTGTGTCATAGCTGTGGCCCTGGCAAATGAAGCCTTGAACTCACAACAGAGTCGAAAGTTCAGGCTTTTTGCCCTTAGTCAGGGCCCTAAAGCACAGCATCCAGGTGTAAGCCTGAGCTGTTACTGCTGACAGTCCTGATCCATTCTTCTTAGTGCCTGATGCGTCTGATTGACTGGATTTTTGGAGCCTGGCAATGGGAGCCCCAGTTTCTCCAGTGCTGGTAGTCTCCGCTGTGTCTCTCACACTCCATGATGTACTGCTGGCCTCTGTAGCCCGGGTACTCATAGCACACAAAGCTGAAGAAGAACAGGGGCGGGAGGAGGGCAACAATGTAGGTCAGAAGGGCTGAAGTTAGTTTTTCTAATTTgctttacatattttttccacCTGGCATTAAGATTAAATTCAGATATTAAAGAACTGTAAGGCATGTACTGAGTAGGACATTATACACCAACAAAATACATATATCAGTGCTCTGTGGTGCACAGACGTAATAGTGACCGtggccctcatttatcaatCTAACATACAAACCAGTGCAGATTTGAGCAAAGAAATCATCTAACAAGGGGTCCTGTGTGCGATGGCCTGTTTCTAACTCTGTCTCTCCAGTTTCCTTCTAGAAGTACCAAGAGGACGTCAGGGTAGGCTGGCTGCACCTGGAGAGGGAGGGCCTAAGGAGAGCTTATAAACTGGCTTACTTCAAGGGcgtttccctctctccctgctgAACTGCCAGAGTGCCACCGACATGGACCTCACAGTAGGTTAATTTTTTGGTGTTATTTAGCTTTCTTTCACCTTTCTGGCCCTTTAATCTGTGTGTGGATTTGTCACAAGTGTGATTCATAAAATGTTCTAATCTCACCAAGATCCCATTTTACTGAAACTGTATTTTATATGATTTCAAATAATCTGAACAGATATAACAACATCAAAGACGTCTGTCAGTTTACTTTGTCCTGTTCCACTCTTTAGTAATGAATAGTACTGTTACTTGTGTTGTTATGTGTACTTCCATTCTGCTCCTATCTAGCTTTTCTACTCCTTGTttctcattgtagcctgtagctctaactgctttCCGGTACACTGTGcccacgtgtgtgcgcttgcgcgagaccgtgagacatgggcaccaccttcatgtgtgttcacgtgcttttgctggtcttgcGTGCAAGCGCACACATGTGAGCGtggtccacagagaggcagttagagctacaggctacaatgaggctaaaagcagagttcaaatgaagtttctccaaacagctttttatgtcggggcttcaggacactcgGATCACTaaggacgagcagtatggagatactttgtggtttcaaatatgtgtttttggacgttttaatctggggcgccatcagcctgcattaggtggagttgtgctgctaccccctctccccttggatctccgcaagggatgtgaggactctaaaacttcaccagagcctccctcggcatgagggtgagtagataatggctgaactttcatttttgggtgcactatccctttaaagcccTCTAAAACTTCTTTATGATGAAGAGCTATCATTCAACttgaactggaacatgctgggATGAAGTACTGACTTACGCTCCACACTGAACGTGCATAGAGCCCACCTCAGGCATAAACCAGCCCATAGCCTGCAGGGAGGGGTAGTCGTCGCACAGCTCTGTGCTGCGGCCAATGAAGTTCTCCTTCTCAAAGATCATCATGCGGCTACTCTGGTGGGACTGCAGAGGGGGTGACACAGAGAGTTAGTGTTCGAGTTAGTGTTGGGCCTGTCAGACAGATATACAACGCAAACAGACATTTGGCACTGAGTTGTatcatttctatttttaaactgtttcaGTCACTTGTTGCGTGGCTTCTGATCACTCCTTCCTTCTGTCACTCTGTCGCTCACTATCTTCTCATTTCCATTCGCCCTCTCATGCTCTTCCACTCCCACCTCTCTCTTCCGATGTCTCATTCTAGCCCTCCCCTCCTCTGCAGGTACTCACAGCACAGTAGACGGGGCGAAAAGACATGAAGCGCTCATTGTGATAGGACAGGGAGCCACTGTAGGCTTCCCAGTTGGGGTACTCGCCCCTCTCCAGGATGAACTGCTGGCCCTGGAAGTCATGGTGCTCGAATCCCACCCAACTGGAAACATGAGTGGAAGAGGTGAAATAGTCAGATGGGCGAGTAGAAATGGTAAACAGTGTTGTGTGAAATCATTCAGAACATaaaacagacaggacaggatGGACTGAGAGGAGCATAAAGCAcccacagagaggagaggaaatgtcAAGATCCCTCGGGCAGAAGAAGACATTACAACTTCTGTTCTCCTTAATGTCACGttttaataaacaacaaaaactatCACACTGATCATCgtgcactttgtttttttgctggctctatacctggagaggttggacaATTCTAATAACCAGGATAGTATAATCTATCAGCTGGACTTACCACATGACAACCAAGAAAACAAGTTGTTTGAAGAAAAGAAGAGTGAGTCTACAGATGTAACTCCCAGACTGTCCTGGTCGCTCATTTGGCTAATATTTGGTTCTGAATATAGCCTGTAACCTTTGTGGAGTGTCATCCATCCACTCAGTTCTACAAATAGCTTGAATTGGTATTCAGTGATAGTAATTTCCCCCTTAGTCTACAAATAGTACAGTTGCACTCTCAGTGATTATCAATTCTCACCACTTTTCGTTCTGAAAAACTTGAGCTAAATCTGCATTCAGCCGCTGAAGTCAGCAGGTGTTTGGCAAATCACTACTCTGACTTTGGCAAACCATACAGCATGACTAAGGCCTGGGCTGTTACGTGTTAAGCTGCTCAAGAGTAAAGTTTGTTCTGAAGTGCGTCAAAATACTGAGGGTGGCACAAGTTTGCTCTTACACTCAGAATTAAAAGGAGAGTTGAGCTCCTAAATTATATGATAGAGCACAAAATGGGAGAAGTCATCAGCAGAGGGCTGGTTGATGTATACAGAGGAAAGCTGCAATCTTTCCAACAAGGAGAAGATGTTTTGGAAATGTAAGGTTACATGCAATTGATAAAGAATAACAACATTTGGGCTGATTCAATGTGAATTTAACCAGATGATGTGATGTAAGAGTCATTTCTCCTTATGTGCAAGTGATACTTTGCaagttttcaaccagctttgtatatGGCCTGGGAGGTATCCATTTGTCCATATCTCCCTGACTTTTTACTGGGGGGTACAATATATGACAGTACTGTGTgccaaaaagaagaaagaaaaagaagtgaaaCCTGAAGTCATTTTGAGCACTtattaggggtgtgccatatcatcttgttcatgaTATACaggtattattattaatataagaaACTCATGTAGTGATAGCGATATTTCAActtgacatattgatgtcatactatcacacacaacaacaagcTTGGCTAAAAGCGAAATAATTACTGACTCCACAGAGGAGAAGCTTCAGTAGTATGGAATAagctgtggcgtcctgaatgttttatgaacagccccagacttctcagactcagacttactgctcagagggaactcattcagtgggTCCTCTGGCAGTAGCAaagcctctctccctctccactctCGCCACGTGCACAAGGGAGTCGGTGTTGTCAAGCGATTTTGTCATAAAACTTTGGTAAAGAAAACCTACGTGACGCTCGCAgctcgacaaaaaactacatatatgtgaatgtgcaatagttatggtagcataacagcctgtcaaaGGTTACTGCCTGATGATGACAGGAGAAATgacagagcataaaggtccaggtgggaaaaaaacacaactgggCGATAATGGcctaaaaaaaattattagattagattttttcacaacaaatccGATTCACGATTTAAATCGATCCCCCCCCCCCTActtaaaatcaattttcagaaaaatatttgtggcctGGTAGCAAGTACCTGGGGTCaaaaactttcagcatgtgaataaaccctggcTTTCTCACGGTATATatatgggcaccatatctcttgcaatatacatcgtgactgcatctgtgatcgcTTTCCACCGGGACCCTTGGCACTGTTCCCCCTACCATTATAGTGGGGGGagcccccccttgaagatcaagtaaattttatttaattttattttctatatagtgccagatcacaacagaagtcatttaaggttaccttttctatagaacaggtctataccttgtcctcttaggaaacaaactaaatagccttatgttatttatcttatttacaccaCAGCATGTCAATtatcctctgctctctgtgtcgcacacggcggagtttggccctggtgtgtgtacatatgtgtatatgtgtatatatatgtatatatatatatatatatatatatatatatatatacacacatatatatatatatatatatatatatatacacacatacatatatatatatatatatatacacacatacatatatatatatatacacacatacatatatatatatacacacacacatatatatatacacacacacatacatatatatatacacacatatatatatacatatatatatacacatatatatatacatatatatatacacatatatatacacatatatatataaatatatatacacacatatatacatatatatacatatacatatatatatacacacacatatatacatatatacatatatatatatatatacacacatatatacatatatacatacatatatatatacacacatatatacatatatatacatatacatatatacatacatatatatatacacatatatatacacacacacatatatatatataaatatacctatatatatatacatatacatatatatatatatatacatatacatatatatatatatacatatatatatatatatacatatacatatatatatatatatacatatacatatatatatatatatatatatacatacatataaatatatatatatatacacacatatatacatatatatatatacatatatacatatatatatatacacatatatacatatatatatatacatatatacatatatatatatacacacatatatacatatatatatatacatatatacatatatatatatatatatatatacatatatatatacatatatatatacatatatatatatatatatatatatatatatatatatatatatatacatatatatatacatatatatatatatatatatatatatatacatatatatatatatatacacacatatatatatatatatatatatatacatatatatatatatatacatatatatatatatataatatatatatatatatacatatatatatatatatatatatatatatacacatatgtatatatatatatatatatacacatatatatatatatatacatacatatatatatatatatacatacatatatatatatatatatatatatatacatacatatatatatacatacatatatatacatacatatatatatatatacagacatatatatatacataaatatatatatatatatacatacatatatatatatatatatatgtatgtatatatatatatatatgtatgtatatatatatgtatgtatatatatatatatgtatatatatatatatatatatacatatatatatatatatatatatacatatatatatacatatatatatatatatatatatacatataaatatatatatatatatatacagtacagtatatatatatatatatatatataaataaatataaatatatatataaatatatatatatatatatatatatatatatatatatatacagtacaggccaaaagtttggacacaccttctcattcaatgcgttttctttattttcatgactatttacattgtagattctcactgaaggcatcaaaactatgaatgaacacatgtggagttatgtacttaacaaaaaaggtgaaataactgaaaacatgttttatattctagtttcttcaaaatagccaccctttgctctgattactgctttgcacactcttggcattctctccatgagcttcaagaggtagtcacctgaaatggtttccacttcacaggtgtgccttatcagggttaattagtggaatttattgctttatcaatggggttgggaccatcagttgtgttgtgcagaagtcaggttaatacacagccgacagccctattggacaactgttaaaattcatattatggcaagaaccaatcagctaactaaagaaaaacgagtggccatcattactttaagaaaggAAGGTCAGTCCgtcagaaaattgcaaaaactttaaatgtgtccccaagtggagtcaaaaaccatcaagcgctacaacgaaactggcacacatgaggaccgacccaggaaaggaagaccaagagtcacctctgcttctgaggataagttcatccgagtcaccagcctcagaaatggcaagttaacagcagctcagatcagagaccagatgaatgccacacagagttctagcagcagacccatctctagaacaactgttaagaggagactgcgccaatcaggccttcatggtcaaatagctgctaggaaaccactgctaaggagaggcaacaagcagaagagatttgtttgggccaagaaacacaaggaatggacattagaccagtggaaatctgtgctttggtctgatgagtccaaatttgagatctttggttccaacacgccgtgtctttgtgaggccttgaaaaggtgagcg from Epinephelus fuscoguttatus linkage group LG3, E.fuscoguttatus.final_Chr_v1 includes:
- the cryba1l2 gene encoding crystallin, beta A1, like 2 — encoded protein: MYRFTKSHMSSPMYFPSMGTAPFFKLTVFEQEHFQGKCLEFTSECCNIHDCGLDNIRSIRVESGAWVGFEHHDFQGQQFILERGEYPNWEAYSGSLSYHNERFMSFRPVYCASHQSSRMMIFEKENFIGRSTELCDDYPSLQAMGWFMPEVGSMHVQCGAFVCYEYPGYRGQQYIMECERHSGDYQHWRNWGSHCQAPKIQSIRRIRH